One region of Marinitoga litoralis genomic DNA includes:
- a CDS encoding peptidylprolyl isomerase, producing MKKAVLVLLLVVFSVFAFSDVIGYLTKNGKVLEDYSLDEKTFEIEFLNRMNSLQQSGQYDKFQEPYYMLSTIKDLINYMILEYYAKENGYEPDMEKVNQQIEDIIAQYFTNPQTKEQVIDYFGSEESFKNYLKNNILMNEYYSYVDQNIGNVSNDDIDNYLKENFETLKLNNEKVLTKHILVTDEASANTILNEIKNGNISFEDAARKYSIDTQSGQNGGNIDWVAKNQVVPEYFDAAFNAKVGQIVGPIKSDYGYHIIKLEGKKSYNSIEDMKSDNEFMNKVISDLKNEKLYNWYMDYSKDFSYALKYEPLIYEEKIEKAETLNEKMDIERKLYDAIRANENAPASWKLSYLNLLKELNQTLPEAIELENIISKYKNSEYINMTEDELGNQIDSLENKLNDIKDENEKTKITELKKDLEGLYYAKVMYPELFESTIENAQNYLEGLKIKEFNILKGFYLQEKDMETLIRLYELNPDDPEISFEYNYTYYQYIKQYITSQPKDVIQPELEKILKAFENVVANTDNEEIKTESQKIIEEIKATLKNMME from the coding sequence ATGAAAAAGGCAGTTTTAGTTTTATTATTAGTTGTATTCAGTGTTTTTGCATTTTCTGATGTTATTGGTTACTTAACGAAAAACGGTAAAGTTTTAGAAGATTACTCTTTAGATGAAAAAACTTTTGAAATTGAATTTCTTAATAGGATGAACTCTTTACAACAAAGTGGTCAGTATGATAAATTCCAAGAACCATATTATATGTTATCAACAATAAAAGATTTGATAAATTATATGATTCTTGAGTATTATGCTAAAGAAAATGGATATGAACCAGATATGGAAAAAGTAAACCAACAAATTGAAGATATTATCGCACAATATTTTACCAATCCTCAAACTAAAGAACAAGTTATTGATTATTTTGGTTCTGAAGAAAGTTTTAAAAATTATTTGAAAAATAATATTTTAATGAATGAATATTATTCATACGTTGACCAAAATATTGGTAATGTATCAAATGATGATATTGATAATTATTTAAAAGAAAACTTTGAAACTCTTAAATTAAATAATGAAAAAGTTCTTACTAAACATATTTTAGTTACTGATGAAGCTTCTGCTAATACAATATTAAATGAAATAAAAAACGGAAATATTTCATTTGAAGATGCAGCAAGAAAATATTCTATCGATACTCAATCTGGTCAAAACGGTGGAAACATCGATTGGGTTGCAAAAAATCAAGTTGTGCCCGAATACTTCGATGCTGCTTTTAATGCAAAAGTGGGACAAATTGTTGGTCCAATAAAATCTGATTATGGATATCATATTATTAAATTAGAAGGCAAAAAATCATATAATTCTATTGAAGATATGAAATCTGATAATGAATTTATGAATAAAGTTATTAGTGATTTAAAAAATGAAAAATTATACAATTGGTATATGGATTATTCAAAAGATTTTAGTTATGCTTTAAAATATGAACCTCTAATATACGAAGAAAAAATAGAAAAAGCCGAAACTTTAAATGAAAAAATGGATATTGAAAGAAAATTATATGACGCAATAAGAGCAAATGAAAATGCTCCAGCATCTTGGAAATTAAGTTATTTGAACCTATTAAAAGAATTAAACCAAACTTTACCTGAAGCAATTGAATTAGAAAATATTATTTCTAAATATAAAAATTCAGAATATATAAATATGACAGAAGATGAACTTGGAAATCAAATAGATTCTTTAGAAAATAAATTAAATGATATTAAAGATGAAAATGAAAAGACAAAAATCACTGAATTAAAAAAGGATTTAGAAGGTTTATATTATGCTAAAGTTATGTATCCTGAATTATTCGAAAGCACTATAGAAAATGCTCAAAATTATTTAGAAGGTTTAAAAATTAAAGAATTTAATATACTTAAAGGTTTTTATTTACAAGAAAAAGATATGGAAACATTAATTAGATTATATGAATTAAATCCGGATGATCCAGAAATATCTTTTGAATATAACTATACATATTATCAATACATTAAACAATATATTACTTCTCAACCAAAAGATGTTATTCAACCTGAACTAGAAAAAATATTAAAAGCATTTGAAAATGTTGTTGCTAATACAGATAACGAAGAAATAAAAACAGAATCCCAAAAAATAATTGAAGAAATTAAAGCAACATTAAAAAATATGATGGAATAG
- a CDS encoding Hsp20/alpha crystallin family protein encodes MSEIKRYERGGNFFEPFETLKREIERLFDDFGALDIFENPKAYTMPSIDIYETDKDIVIEADVPGYNKKDINIRLDDDILTISAEKKDDKEEKGRNYIKRERYFGKFERSIRLPDYIDFDKIKAKFNEGVLKIEIPKLPEKAKKFKQINID; translated from the coding sequence ATGAGCGAAATCAAAAGATATGAAAGAGGAGGAAATTTCTTCGAACCATTTGAAACATTAAAAAGGGAGATAGAAAGATTATTTGATGACTTTGGTGCTCTTGATATCTTCGAAAATCCTAAAGCTTATACTATGCCAAGTATAGATATATATGAAACAGATAAAGACATTGTTATCGAAGCCGATGTTCCAGGATATAACAAAAAAGATATTAATATAAGATTAGATGATGATATTTTAACTATATCTGCTGAAAAGAAAGATGATAAAGAAGAAAAAGGAAGAAATTATATTAAAAGAGAAAGATATTTCGGAAAATTTGAAAGATCAATTAGATTACCTGACTATATAGATTTTGATAAAATCAAAGCAAAATTCAATGAAGGTGTTCTAAAAATAGAAATACCAAAATTACCAGAAAAAGCAAAGAAATTCAAACAAATTAATATTGACTAA
- a CDS encoding transporter substrate-binding domain-containing protein, with product MKKLLLIKILLILIILIINTLNARTLNKILDSGYLIIGIRNIPSEIIYQPDSNEKKGFCYELAESFADYLDVNLKIKIVDFFEDYWSKDGINVLKNNVLETPDIYNDIDIVADIITVTEERMKIVNMVPFIENAELFFTRINEKINSPKDFIGKRIITAETFNYYNTVINFLETNNLDYVINKIKIDEVGNLKYINKYTEPSKNQVELLIFPNNSKFDRYSFYFQVMLNNADISILDSFSFFSKIYNTLSIKNNIKPLFIANNTGYLSFCTSYDTPELNKSLEEFITHFKNSKRFDLLFKKYTGFEYNEYLKLLMVK from the coding sequence ATGAAAAAATTATTATTAATAAAAATATTATTAATTTTGATTATTCTTATTATCAATACACTTAATGCTCGTACATTAAACAAAATTCTTGATTCAGGATATTTAATAATTGGAATAAGAAATATACCAAGCGAGATAATATATCAACCTGACAGCAACGAAAAAAAAGGATTTTGTTATGAATTAGCAGAAAGTTTCGCAGATTATCTTGATGTTAATTTAAAAATAAAAATTGTAGATTTTTTCGAAGATTATTGGTCTAAAGATGGAATTAATGTTTTAAAAAATAATGTTCTAGAAACACCTGATATTTATAATGATATAGATATTGTCGCTGATATAATAACTGTCACAGAAGAAAGAATGAAAATTGTTAATATGGTTCCTTTTATAGAAAACGCTGAATTATTTTTCACTAGAATAAATGAAAAAATAAATTCTCCTAAAGATTTTATAGGAAAAAGAATTATCACAGCTGAAACTTTTAATTATTATAATACAGTTATAAATTTTTTAGAGACTAATAATCTTGATTATGTGATAAATAAAATCAAAATAGATGAAGTTGGTAATTTGAAATATATTAATAAATATACAGAGCCATCAAAAAATCAAGTTGAATTACTTATTTTTCCAAATAATTCAAAATTTGATAGATATTCTTTTTATTTTCAGGTTATGTTAAATAATGCAGATATTAGTATACTTGACTCATTTTCTTTCTTTTCAAAAATATATAATACTCTATCTATAAAAAATAATATAAAACCATTATTTATAGCTAATAACACGGGGTATTTATCTTTTTGTACTTCGTACGATACTCCAGAATTAAATAAATCCTTAGAAGAATTTATTACACATTTTAAAAACTCAAAAAGATTCGATTTATTATTTAAAAAATATACTGGCTTTGAATATAATGAATATTTAAAGCTATTAATGGTGAAATAA
- a CDS encoding radical SAM protein, whose translation MSREYIIPIFIPHAGCKKICVFCNEYSATGVRLKPNTETLDIIFNKYIDYFPKNIIPYIAFYGSTFTGMDSELMKFYLDWSQDKVNKGLSNGIRFSTSPEEISEEKIIILNNYSINFIEIGIQSFFNDILIASNRPHDINDVWNAIELLEKYNIPYGIHLMTGLPNSSYNKDIDSALITTLIKAKSVRIHPTVILKNSTLETMYKNHEFIPETLDEAIEKVAKMTIIIESSNKKVIRLGICLYGKEKENVVAGPYHDSFGDLVRTKIAEYIINKFPNLVVPMNFKSNFIGFKKKNLDILEKSNITFHNENYFILNNNKIDYITLLNHLLNEEFF comes from the coding sequence ATGTCAAGAGAATATATTATTCCTATATTTATACCTCATGCGGGATGTAAAAAAATCTGCGTATTTTGTAATGAATACTCTGCTACAGGAGTTAGATTGAAACCTAATACTGAAACTTTAGATATTATTTTTAATAAGTATATTGACTATTTTCCAAAAAATATAATTCCATACATTGCGTTTTACGGTTCAACTTTTACCGGAATGGATAGTGAATTAATGAAATTTTACTTAGACTGGTCACAAGACAAAGTAAATAAAGGGTTATCTAACGGCATTAGATTCTCAACTTCTCCTGAAGAAATATCTGAAGAAAAAATTATAATATTAAATAATTACAGTATAAATTTCATAGAAATAGGTATTCAATCATTTTTTAATGATATTCTTATTGCTTCAAACAGGCCACATGATATTAATGATGTTTGGAATGCTATAGAATTACTTGAAAAATACAATATACCTTACGGAATTCATTTAATGACTGGATTACCTAATAGTTCATATAATAAAGATATTGATTCTGCATTAATAACAACATTAATAAAAGCAAAAAGCGTTAGAATACATCCAACTGTAATATTAAAAAATTCTACTTTAGAAACAATGTACAAAAACCATGAATTCATACCTGAAACATTAGATGAAGCTATAGAGAAGGTTGCAAAAATGACTATAATTATTGAATCTTCTAATAAAAAGGTTATTAGATTAGGTATCTGTCTATATGGTAAAGAAAAAGAAAACGTTGTAGCAGGTCCATATCATGATTCTTTTGGAGACTTAGTAAGAACAAAAATAGCAGAATATATAATAAATAAATTTCCAAATTTAGTTGTACCAATGAATTTTAAATCTAATTTTATTGGTTTTAAAAAGAAAAATTTAGACATTCTAGAAAAGTCAAATATAACTTTCCACAATGAAAATTATTTTATATTAAACAATAATAAAATTGATTATATAACGCTATTAAATCATCTTTTAAATGAGGAATTCTTTTGA
- a CDS encoding 2-phosphosulfolactate phosphatase, translating into MRLYTYFLPNEKIESHKYYIVIDTLRATSTMATLLSVGVSQITVVDDYKKAIDKKDNNTFLVGERNAVKIKDFDYSNSPSEILKNAMNFKSKKIILSTTNGAKAILTANSKGITIAASLINLKAVIQYVISKKIDDIGIICSGSNGNIALEDVFTAGRILSILSKQDITYLNDDSYIALNMANLPHTRVLQYSTHAQKLKKLGLEKDLTICFNENLLNVVPISKMNENNFKSKIDI; encoded by the coding sequence ATGAGATTATATACATATTTTTTACCTAACGAAAAAATTGAATCCCATAAATATTATATTGTAATCGACACTTTAAGAGCCACTTCAACTATGGCTACATTGTTATCTGTAGGAGTTTCACAAATTACTGTTGTAGATGATTATAAAAAGGCTATAGATAAAAAAGATAATAATACTTTCCTTGTGGGAGAGAGAAATGCTGTAAAAATAAAAGATTTTGATTATTCAAACTCACCATCAGAAATTTTAAAAAATGCTATGAATTTCAAATCAAAAAAAATCATATTATCTACTACTAATGGCGCTAAAGCTATTTTAACTGCTAATTCAAAAGGAATTACAATCGCCGCATCGTTAATAAACTTAAAAGCAGTTATTCAATATGTTATTAGCAAAAAAATAGATGATATTGGTATTATTTGTAGCGGTTCAAATGGAAATATAGCTTTAGAAGACGTTTTTACAGCGGGAAGAATTTTAAGTATTTTGTCAAAACAAGATATTACATATTTAAACGATGATTCGTATATAGCTTTAAATATGGCAAATTTACCTCACACTAGAGTATTACAATATTCTACTCATGCACAAAAATTAAAAAAATTAGGTCTCGAAAAAGATTTAACTATATGTTTTAATGAAAATTTGTTAAATGTTGTTCCTATTTCTAAAATGAATGAAAATAACTTTAAATCAAAAATAGATATTTAA
- a CDS encoding flavin reductase family protein — translation MDALGKIYNVASIVTMNSNNKLNGITVAWITRVSIKPPMIAISIGKKRYSYTLLEETDKFGVCILSKEQKELAKFFGSKSGRNTNKFENIDYELTKNGIPKINGSVAFFECKIVNKADAGDHVIYIGEVINEELLKIEQPLLYGEHQLL, via the coding sequence ATGGATGCTTTAGGAAAAATATATAATGTAGCATCTATAGTTACTATGAATTCTAATAATAAATTAAATGGGATTACAGTTGCTTGGATTACCAGAGTATCAATAAAGCCTCCAATGATTGCTATTTCAATTGGCAAAAAACGTTATTCATATACTTTATTAGAAGAAACTGATAAATTTGGAGTTTGTATATTATCAAAAGAACAAAAAGAATTAGCCAAATTTTTTGGGAGTAAAAGTGGGAGAAATACTAACAAATTTGAAAACATTGATTATGAATTAACTAAAAATGGAATCCCAAAAATTAACGGTTCAGTTGCATTTTTTGAGTGTAAAATTGTTAATAAAGCAGATGCTGGCGATCATGTAATTTATATTGGAGAGGTTATCAATGAAGAATTATTAAAAATCGAACAACCCTTATTATATGGAGAACATCAGTTATTATAA
- the speE gene encoding polyamine aminopropyltransferase, with translation MDNKLEAGRHLLYMEWYTGGDVGLFMKMNRVLFSGQSEFQRVDVFENPELGRVFSLDGITMTTEVDEFMYHEMLTHVPMFIHPNPKRVLVIGGGDGGTTREVLKHPSVEEVILCEIDPLVIEAARKYLPTTSVEFDNPKLKIVNENGAEYIKQFENYFDVIIIDSTDPTAGEGGHLFTEDFYKSCYNALTENGVFSAETEDPFYDRAWVGIAYNRIKNVFPVAKVYLGFMTTYPSGMWSYTFASKGLDPLKDFDPEKIRNFEKKNTLKYYNEEIHVASFALPNFVKKLIGLEK, from the coding sequence ATGGATAATAAATTAGAAGCAGGAAGACACTTATTATACATGGAGTGGTATACAGGCGGCGATGTTGGATTATTCATGAAAATGAATAGAGTATTATTCTCAGGTCAAAGTGAATTTCAAAGAGTAGATGTTTTTGAAAACCCAGAATTAGGAAGAGTTTTTTCATTAGATGGAATAACTATGACAACAGAAGTAGATGAATTTATGTATCATGAAATGCTTACACATGTTCCTATGTTTATTCATCCAAACCCAAAAAGAGTATTAGTTATTGGTGGTGGTGATGGAGGAACAACTAGAGAAGTTTTAAAACACCCATCAGTTGAAGAAGTAATTTTATGTGAAATTGATCCATTAGTTATTGAAGCTGCTAGAAAATATTTACCAACAACAAGTGTTGAATTTGATAATCCTAAATTAAAAATAGTTAATGAAAATGGTGCAGAATACATAAAACAATTTGAAAATTATTTTGATGTTATTATAATTGATTCAACAGATCCTACAGCCGGAGAAGGTGGACATTTATTCACAGAAGATTTCTACAAATCTTGTTATAACGCTTTAACAGAAAATGGTGTATTCTCAGCTGAAACTGAAGATCCATTCTATGATAGAGCTTGGGTTGGAATTGCATATAACAGAATTAAAAATGTTTTCCCAGTTGCAAAAGTATACTTAGGCTTTATGACAACATACCCATCTGGAATGTGGTCATATACATTTGCTTCAAAAGGTTTAGATCCTTTAAAAGACTTTGATCCAGAAAAAATAAGAAATTTCGAAAAGAAAAATACTTTAAAATATTATAACGAGGAAATTCACGTAGCAAGTTTTGCTCTTCCAAATTTCGTTAAAAAACTTATAGGTTTAGAAAAATAA
- a CDS encoding iron-containing alcohol dehydrogenase family protein, producing the protein MLFYMPTKLYYGKDIIFDHKEEIILGEKAIIVTGRNSAKITGALDDVITILNEYNISYIHYNEIGENPTYEMVIKGKNIAIENECDFVIAIGGGSPMDAGKAIAVLAANPELNPDDLFDMNNYDVALPIVTIPTTSGTGSEVTEYAVLTKPNGRKSGFKSNLIFPDVSYLDPRYMAKMNKELTLTTAVDALSHAVEGILSKKATIMSDMLARESISLIHEYLPKSLNDLENLEYREKLAIASSLAGIVIAQTGTILPHSLGYRITIHKGIRHGQATAIFLPFVAEEIDKVAPEKTKILKDIFGSLDNFYSFLKELGVYDFNINFSNEELDLFSQEVLNSSHVINTPGTYDKEKILEFYNNLIK; encoded by the coding sequence ATGTTATTTTACATGCCAACAAAATTATATTATGGTAAAGATATAATTTTTGATCATAAGGAAGAAATAATACTAGGCGAAAAAGCTATTATTGTTACTGGAAGGAATTCTGCAAAAATAACAGGTGCATTAGATGATGTAATAACTATTCTTAATGAATATAATATTTCATATATACATTACAATGAAATTGGAGAAAATCCTACATATGAAATGGTAATAAAAGGGAAAAATATAGCAATAGAGAATGAATGCGACTTTGTTATAGCTATTGGTGGCGGAAGCCCAATGGATGCAGGAAAAGCTATTGCAGTATTAGCTGCTAATCCAGAATTAAACCCTGATGATTTGTTTGACATGAATAATTATGATGTAGCTTTACCAATAGTTACAATCCCAACAACATCAGGAACAGGAAGCGAAGTTACTGAATATGCTGTATTAACTAAACCTAATGGAAGAAAGAGTGGATTTAAAAGTAATTTAATTTTTCCAGATGTGTCTTATTTAGATCCAAGATACATGGCTAAAATGAATAAAGAATTAACACTTACAACAGCAGTTGATGCCTTATCTCATGCAGTTGAAGGAATACTTTCCAAAAAGGCCACAATTATGTCTGATATGCTTGCAAGGGAATCAATTTCTCTAATTCATGAATACTTACCAAAATCTTTAAATGATTTAGAAAATTTGGAATATAGGGAAAAATTAGCTATTGCATCCTCTTTAGCAGGTATAGTTATAGCTCAAACAGGAACTATTTTACCTCATTCATTAGGATATAGAATTACTATTCACAAAGGAATCAGGCATGGACAAGCAACTGCTATTTTCCTTCCTTTTGTTGCCGAAGAAATTGATAAAGTAGCTCCAGAAAAAACAAAAATTTTAAAGGATATTTTCGGTTCATTAGATAATTTCTATTCATTCTTAAAAGAACTTGGTGTATATGACTTTAATATCAATTTCAGTAATGAGGAATTGGATTTATTCTCACAAGAAGTTCTTAATTCCTCTCATGTTATTAATACTCCAGGTACATACGACAAAGAAAAAATACTTGAATTCTATAATAATTTAATTAAATAA
- a CDS encoding histidine phosphatase family protein: MKVFLIRHGLTQWNIDKKWQGNVDIELSEIGLIQAENLAKRFKNEKYAKVYSSKLKRAYQTALPIAQNINSNPIIIEGLEEANVPLWNGYNINDVKTKFPNEFQIWSSDPWAYVDGVESLGEVQKRGIYALKSILNNNENNINDNNIVIVSHGLLIRTIVCWILNLPLNQHRNFMLDNGSVTTFEYENGKKRLLNLNETWHLDLDNIIHPKTVEEE, translated from the coding sequence TTGAAAGTTTTTCTAATACGACATGGATTAACTCAATGGAATATAGATAAGAAATGGCAAGGCAATGTAGATATAGAACTTAGCGAAATAGGCTTAATACAAGCAGAAAATTTAGCAAAAAGGTTTAAAAATGAAAAATATGCTAAGGTCTATTCGTCTAAATTAAAAAGAGCTTATCAAACCGCTTTACCTATTGCCCAAAATATAAATTCAAACCCTATAATCATTGAAGGATTAGAAGAAGCTAATGTTCCACTTTGGAATGGATATAATATTAATGATGTAAAAACAAAATTCCCAAATGAATTTCAAATATGGTCATCTGACCCTTGGGCATATGTAGACGGTGTTGAATCATTAGGTGAAGTTCAAAAAAGAGGAATTTATGCTTTAAAGAGTATATTAAACAATAATGAAAATAACATAAATGATAATAACATAGTTATTGTTTCTCATGGATTATTAATAAGGACAATAGTATGTTGGATATTGAATTTACCTTTAAATCAACATAGAAATTTCATGTTAGATAATGGTTCAGTTACAACTTTTGAATATGAAAATGGTAAAAAAAGATTATTAAATTTAAATGAAACTTGGCATTTAGATTTGGATAATATTATCCATCCAAAAACCGTGGAGGAAGAATAA